One region of Chlorogloeopsis sp. ULAP01 genomic DNA includes:
- the rodA gene encoding rod shape-determining protein RodA has product MLLKRSRSWLPQLRWKYWLKPWQQVDWLLFCLPISLTIFGGIMIRSTELNQGLTDWWWHWLIGGIGCAIALILARIRYENMLRWHWVTYTLINISLIAVMLIGHSAKGAQRWIGFFGFNVQPSEFAKIGIIITLAALLHKRTASSLDSVFRALAITAVPWGLVFLQPDLATSLVFGAIVLGMLYWANANPGWLILLISPIVAAILFSIPWPFAIAFSQDLTFGPLGLVWSIAMGIVGWWTLPWRRFGLGTIGAWGLNMLGGELGLFAWKYLLKDYQKDRLTSFINPNADPLGSAYHQIQSRIAIGAGEWWGWGLFKGPMTQLNFVPEQHTDFIFSAVGEEFGFIGCLLVLLVFGLLCLRLLHIAQTAKDNFGSLLAIGVLSMIVFQMIVNIGMNVGLAPVAGIPLPWMSYGRSAMLTNFIALGVVESVANFRQKQKYWS; this is encoded by the coding sequence ATGTTGTTAAAAAGGTCACGTTCCTGGCTTCCCCAGCTACGTTGGAAATACTGGTTAAAACCTTGGCAACAAGTAGACTGGTTGTTATTTTGTTTGCCAATCAGCTTAACCATATTTGGCGGTATCATGATCCGCAGTACGGAATTAAATCAAGGACTCACTGATTGGTGGTGGCACTGGCTGATTGGTGGAATTGGTTGTGCGATCGCGCTCATTTTAGCCCGCATCCGTTATGAAAATATGCTGCGATGGCACTGGGTTACCTACACTCTGATCAACATCAGCCTAATTGCAGTCATGCTGATCGGTCATAGTGCTAAAGGCGCACAAAGGTGGATTGGCTTCTTCGGTTTTAACGTTCAACCCTCAGAATTTGCCAAAATCGGGATAATTATCACCCTCGCAGCTTTATTACACAAGCGCACAGCTTCTAGCCTTGATAGTGTTTTCCGGGCTTTAGCAATCACTGCTGTTCCTTGGGGATTAGTCTTTTTGCAGCCAGACTTAGCAACTTCACTAGTATTTGGGGCGATCGTCTTGGGGATGTTGTATTGGGCAAATGCTAATCCCGGCTGGTTAATATTGCTGATTTCTCCAATTGTTGCTGCAATTTTATTTAGCATACCTTGGCCATTTGCGATCGCTTTCTCACAAGACCTAACTTTCGGTCCTTTGGGGTTAGTTTGGTCAATCGCTATGGGCATTGTTGGTTGGTGGACTCTCCCCTGGCGGCGATTTGGTCTTGGCACCATTGGGGCATGGGGTTTAAATATGTTGGGTGGAGAATTAGGACTTTTTGCTTGGAAGTATTTACTCAAAGATTATCAAAAAGACCGACTCACGTCATTTATCAACCCCAATGCCGATCCCCTCGGTTCTGCCTATCACCAAATCCAATCTCGGATTGCTATTGGTGCTGGTGAGTGGTGGGGATGGGGACTTTTTAAAGGCCCAATGACTCAGTTAAATTTTGTTCCTGAACAGCATACAGATTTTATTTTCTCTGCTGTCGGTGAAGAATTTGGTTTTATTGGGTGTTTACTCGTTTTACTGGTCTTTGGCTTACTTTGTCTGCGCCTATTGCATATTGCCCAAACTGCTAAAGACAACTTTGGCTCACTGTTAGCTATTGGTGTCTTATCTATGATTGTATTCCAGATGATAGTTAACATTGGTATGAATGTAGGTTTAGCCCCAGTAGCAGGCATTCCTCTTCCTTGGATGAGTTATGGGCGTTCTGCGATGTTGACAAATTTCATTGCCTTGGGAGTAGTAGAATCGGTGGCGAACTTTCGACAAAAACAGAAGTATTGGTCATAG
- a CDS encoding Mrp/NBP35 family ATP-binding protein → MNDVLDSRSVLEVLRPVQDPELRKSLVDMNMIRNIKITEGKVSFTLVLTTPACPLREFIVEDCQKAVKKLPGVTDVSIEVTAETPQQKSLPDRNGVPGVKNIIAISSGKGGVGKSTVAVNVAVALAQTGAKVGLLDADIYGPNDPTMLGLADAQIVVRSSEKGEVLEPAFNHGVKLVSMGFLIDRDQPVIWRGPMLNGVIRQFLYQVEWGELDYLIVDMPPGTGDAQLTLTQAVPMAGAVIVTTPQTVALLDSRKGLRMFQQMNVSVLGIIENMSYFIPPDLPDKQYDIFGSGGGSKTATELGVPLLGCIPLEISTRIGGDNGVPIVVADPSSASAKAFKAIAQTIAGKVSVAALA, encoded by the coding sequence ATGAATGATGTCCTCGATTCTCGCTCGGTCTTAGAAGTGTTGCGACCGGTACAAGACCCAGAACTCCGCAAAAGTCTGGTAGACATGAACATGATTCGCAACATTAAAATCACAGAAGGTAAGGTCAGCTTCACCTTGGTGTTGACTACACCCGCCTGCCCTTTACGTGAATTTATTGTTGAAGACTGTCAAAAGGCTGTTAAAAAGTTACCAGGCGTTACGGATGTATCGATAGAAGTTACAGCAGAGACACCCCAGCAAAAAAGTTTACCTGATCGTAATGGTGTTCCTGGTGTTAAAAATATCATTGCTATTTCCAGTGGCAAAGGTGGTGTCGGTAAAAGTACGGTGGCTGTAAATGTTGCCGTTGCTCTGGCTCAAACAGGAGCAAAGGTGGGTTTGCTTGACGCCGATATTTATGGCCCCAACGATCCCACAATGTTAGGACTAGCTGATGCCCAGATAGTAGTACGCTCCTCGGAAAAAGGAGAAGTACTTGAACCTGCTTTTAATCATGGTGTCAAATTAGTATCAATGGGCTTTTTGATTGACCGCGATCAGCCAGTGATATGGCGAGGGCCGATGCTAAACGGGGTAATTCGTCAGTTTCTCTACCAAGTGGAATGGGGAGAATTAGATTATTTGATAGTAGATATGCCACCAGGAACGGGGGATGCTCAGTTAACATTGACACAAGCGGTGCCAATGGCGGGGGCTGTAATTGTAACTACACCCCAAACCGTAGCTTTGTTAGATTCTCGCAAGGGCTTACGGATGTTCCAACAGATGAATGTTTCCGTCTTAGGAATAATAGAAAACATGAGTTATTTTATTCCCCCAGATCTGCCGGATAAGCAGTATGACATTTTTGGTTCCGGTGGTGGCTCTAAAACAGCAACCGAGTTGGGAGTACCTTTGTTAGGATGTATACCATTAGAAATTTCCACCAGAATTGGTGGTGACAATGGTGTACCAATAGTTGTAGCCGATCCAAGTTCAGCCAGCGCTAAAGCTTTTAAAGCGATCGCTCAAACAATCGCAGGCAAAGTATCGGTTGCAGCTTTGGCATAG
- a CDS encoding SRPBCC family protein gives MRAWLSKFIHRKRRRFCASLVRTYREISSASVDELWQKLVNLADVSWHPLLKSTNVPYGLVPKPGLIYQAVTRWSPIPIRIFVERVNHQELLSVRVLAIPGVEERVTYTIESTVCGTCLSYSVTLRGWLSPLIWSLSRPYADRVAKALIQAVEENTLSTVSGKSKPLKDGCFDF, from the coding sequence ATGCGAGCTTGGTTGTCCAAATTCATCCACCGCAAACGTCGTCGGTTTTGCGCTTCTTTGGTGCGAACTTATCGTGAGATTAGTTCTGCTTCTGTTGATGAACTATGGCAAAAGCTAGTTAACTTGGCTGATGTGTCTTGGCATCCATTACTAAAAAGTACTAACGTTCCTTACGGACTGGTACCCAAACCTGGATTGATTTACCAGGCTGTAACACGTTGGTCACCAATTCCCATCCGGATTTTTGTCGAGCGCGTTAATCACCAAGAGTTATTGAGCGTGAGAGTGTTAGCGATTCCTGGTGTCGAAGAACGGGTTACTTACACAATAGAGTCTACAGTTTGCGGTACTTGTTTGTCATATTCTGTAACATTACGTGGTTGGTTATCACCCTTAATTTGGTCTTTGTCTCGTCCTTATGCTGATCGCGTGGCCAAAGCATTAATCCAAGCTGTTGAAGAAAATACTCTGTCAACAGTTTCAGGTAAAAGTAAACCTCTTAAGGATGGTTGTTTTGATTTTTAG
- the hemF gene encoding oxygen-dependent coproporphyrinogen oxidase, which produces MVTNSQSPTLSTESLTSLPPTDAKARVSQFMKNLQDEITQALEKLDGVAQFQEDSWERPEGGGGRSRVLREGAIFEQAGVNFSEVWGSHLPPSILTQRPEAAGHKFYATGTSLVLHPRNPYVPTVHLNYRYFEAGPVWWFGGGADLTPYYPFAEDAAHFHTTLKQACDAHHPEYYPVFKRWCDEYFYLKHRGETRGVGGLFFDYQDGRGTLYRGPNPDGEAAKYSNQIGAITPRGWEDLFAFAQSCGGAFLSAYVPIVERRHKIEYGDRQRNFQLYRRGRYVEFNLVYDRGTIFGLQTNGRTESILMSLPPLVRWEYGYYPEPGTHEAELYETFLKPQDWVNWVPNHA; this is translated from the coding sequence ATGGTGACTAACTCCCAAAGCCCAACTTTGTCAACAGAGTCGTTGACTTCTTTGCCGCCGACTGATGCTAAAGCTAGAGTCAGTCAGTTTATGAAAAATTTACAAGACGAAATTACGCAAGCTTTAGAAAAATTGGACGGAGTGGCTCAGTTTCAAGAAGACTCTTGGGAGCGTCCGGAGGGAGGTGGTGGGCGATCGCGCGTTCTGCGTGAAGGCGCAATATTTGAACAAGCTGGTGTAAATTTTTCTGAAGTTTGGGGTTCCCATTTGCCGCCCTCTATTTTGACCCAACGCCCAGAGGCAGCAGGACACAAGTTTTATGCCACAGGTACTTCACTGGTACTGCATCCCCGTAATCCCTATGTGCCTACTGTTCACTTGAATTATCGTTACTTTGAGGCGGGGCCTGTATGGTGGTTTGGCGGTGGTGCGGATCTGACTCCCTATTATCCTTTCGCTGAAGATGCAGCCCATTTCCACACCACACTGAAGCAGGCTTGTGATGCCCATCACCCAGAGTATTACCCGGTATTTAAACGCTGGTGTGATGAATATTTTTATTTAAAGCATCGCGGCGAAACACGGGGTGTTGGTGGTCTGTTTTTTGATTACCAAGACGGTCGAGGCACTTTATATCGTGGCCCAAATCCTGATGGTGAAGCAGCTAAATACAGTAACCAAATAGGAGCAATTACACCACGCGGTTGGGAAGATTTGTTTGCCTTTGCGCAAAGCTGTGGTGGAGCCTTTTTAAGCGCCTACGTACCCATCGTAGAACGGCGGCATAAGATTGAATATGGCGATCGCCAACGAAATTTTCAACTATATCGCCGGGGCAGGTACGTAGAATTTAACTTGGTTTATGACCGAGGTACAATTTTTGGCTTGCAAACTAACGGACGTACAGAATCAATTTTGATGTCCCTACCTCCTCTTGTACGCTGGGAATATGGGTATTATCCCGAACCTGGTACTCATGAAGCTGAATTGTATGAAACTTTTCTCAAACCACAAGATTGGGTAAACTGGGTACCAAATCACGCTTAA
- a CDS encoding STAS domain-containing protein: MIHIEQKTYTSQDGNSVIVLAPIGRLDITTAWQFRLKLQECISKLSSHIVVNLSQVNFIDSSGLTSLVAGMRDADKVNGSFRISNVHPEAKLVFEVTMMDTVFEIFETEEEALEGVPRSIAS, translated from the coding sequence GTGATTCATATCGAACAAAAAACTTATACAAGCCAAGACGGCAACAGCGTTATTGTCCTAGCGCCAATAGGTCGTTTGGACATAACTACAGCTTGGCAATTTCGCTTGAAATTGCAAGAGTGTATTTCTAAACTGAGCAGTCACATAGTTGTAAATCTTAGTCAAGTCAACTTTATCGACAGTTCTGGTCTTACCTCCTTGGTGGCAGGAATGCGTGATGCTGATAAAGTCAACGGTAGTTTTCGGATCAGCAATGTCCATCCAGAAGCCAAATTGGTGTTTGAGGTAACAATGATGGACACAGTCTTTGAAATCTTTGAAACAGAGGAGGAAGCTCTAGAGGGTGTACCTCGTAGTATTGCCAGCTAA
- a CDS encoding chromophore lyase CpcT/CpeT, giving the protein MNFSPELLTLANYLAGEFENQQQALAEPTWYVHLRLWQRSIPLFSEDSLTLFAEQANILNLDQPYRQRIMRLTEANEPNAVLKVQYYMPKDPLALRGAGQNPSLLHNLTPEQLDLLPGCILNVTAQIQASDRYKFVASPPSGATCCFNYAGKTIQVALGFEVTDKELTTYDKGIDPTTGGAMWGAILGPYRYTKREQY; this is encoded by the coding sequence ATGAATTTCTCACCAGAGTTGCTAACTCTCGCGAATTATTTGGCTGGTGAATTTGAAAATCAACAACAAGCTCTTGCCGAGCCTACTTGGTATGTTCACCTGCGTCTGTGGCAAAGGTCTATACCTTTATTTTCTGAAGACAGTCTGACTCTGTTTGCTGAACAAGCCAACATTCTTAATTTAGATCAACCCTATCGTCAGAGAATCATGCGACTGACGGAAGCTAACGAACCTAATGCAGTGTTGAAAGTCCAATACTATATGCCAAAAGACCCATTAGCTTTACGTGGTGCTGGTCAGAACCCTTCGTTACTTCACAATCTTACACCTGAACAATTAGATTTGCTGCCTGGTTGCATTCTCAACGTGACTGCACAAATACAAGCTAGCGATCGCTACAAGTTTGTTGCTAGCCCTCCTTCCGGGGCTACTTGTTGCTTTAATTATGCTGGTAAAACAATACAAGTTGCCTTAGGATTTGAAGTTACTGACAAAGAACTCACAACATATGACAAAGGAATTGATCCTACTACTGGTGGGGCAATGTGGGGAGCGATTTTGGGCCCTTATCGCTACACTAAGCGAGAACAGTACTGA
- the psb29 gene encoding photosystem II biogenesis protein Psp29, whose protein sequence is MNNVRTLSDTKRAFHTLHTRPINTIYRRVVEELMVEMHLLQVNVDFHYNPIYALGVVTSFDRFMQGYQPELDKESIFNALVRSVEADPQLYRQDAQRLQNLATSLSSQDLIAWLSQQNQLDHDADFQASLQAIASNANFKYSRLFAIGLFSLLELSEPEMVKDEKKRTEAIKTIAAGLHLSDDKLNKDLELYLSNLDKMTQALVVMADLLSADRKKREQRTQQSGTTATPPTSNE, encoded by the coding sequence GTGAACAACGTCCGTACTTTATCTGATACAAAGCGAGCTTTCCACACCTTACACACCCGTCCGATCAACACTATTTATCGGCGGGTTGTAGAAGAATTGATGGTGGAAATGCACCTGCTCCAGGTTAATGTTGACTTCCACTACAACCCAATTTATGCCTTGGGCGTCGTCACCTCCTTTGACCGTTTTATGCAAGGCTATCAACCAGAATTAGATAAGGAGTCGATTTTTAACGCCCTGGTACGATCTGTAGAGGCAGATCCGCAATTATATAGGCAAGATGCCCAACGCTTGCAAAATTTGGCAACAAGTCTGTCAAGCCAAGATTTAATAGCGTGGTTGAGCCAACAAAATCAACTTGATCACGATGCTGATTTTCAAGCATCGCTGCAAGCGATCGCCAGCAATGCCAATTTTAAATACAGTCGCTTATTCGCGATCGGTTTATTCTCATTACTAGAACTGTCAGAGCCAGAAATGGTCAAAGACGAAAAAAAACGTACTGAGGCAATCAAAACCATTGCTGCTGGCTTGCATTTATCTGATGACAAACTTAATAAAGATTTGGAACTTTACCTTTCCAATCTAGATAAAATGACCCAAGCACTGGTAGTCATGGCAGATTTGCTCTCAGCCGATCGCAAAAAACGCGAACAGCGTACTCAACAATCAGGTACTACAGCTACTCCCCCAACCTCTAACGAATAG
- a CDS encoding biopolymer transporter ExbD, which produces MKINLHTPIEEAQVQLIPLIDVIFCILTFFLLASLQLTRQQAINVDLPRASSSTATELKPQRQILPVTIDAVGQTYVEKQPVRREQLGEILSKYLQANPTGTVVLYASRSATYNDVIELLDLLRQVGGNRVSLGIIPGSSEQPKNSPSPITPPFPVNPQSNPNLYQPSNPGLNPFPTVPGQPPIGTGVTPINPGSVPQQPIAPRTTNPTPQR; this is translated from the coding sequence ATGAAAATTAACCTGCACACTCCCATTGAAGAAGCTCAAGTTCAACTTATTCCCTTAATTGATGTTATTTTTTGTATACTCACGTTTTTTCTTTTGGCATCTTTACAACTCACCCGGCAGCAGGCAATTAATGTTGATTTGCCCAGAGCTAGTTCATCAACGGCAACCGAGCTAAAGCCACAGCGACAAATTTTACCCGTGACTATTGACGCCGTTGGACAAACTTATGTAGAGAAACAACCAGTTAGACGGGAGCAGTTGGGAGAAATTTTAAGTAAGTATCTCCAAGCCAATCCTACAGGCACAGTGGTGCTATATGCTTCCCGTTCCGCAACTTATAACGATGTGATTGAATTATTAGATTTGCTGCGGCAAGTTGGGGGCAATCGCGTATCTTTAGGTATTATCCCAGGTTCTTCAGAACAACCTAAGAATTCTCCCTCACCCATTACTCCTCCGTTCCCAGTTAATCCTCAGAGTAACCCTAACCTCTACCAACCTTCTAATCCTGGTCTAAATCCTTTTCCAACTGTACCCGGTCAACCGCCCATAGGAACAGGCGTTACTCCTATTAACCCTGGTAGTGTTCCCCAACAGCCCATAGCACCGAGAACTACCAATCCTACTCCGCAAAGGTGA
- a CDS encoding MotA/TolQ/ExbB proton channel family protein, protein MDILDIFRKVGPVIWPLLFFSILSLSVILERLWFWLRILNQEKEIVARVLNAAGEKNWGLATEIARRATDQPIGRFLYAPLSQPKSDMELFRLALESTAETELAQMRRGEKVLELVIAVAPLLGLFGTVWGLIGSLESIRIGDLGTEATAGVTTGIGESLYSTAVGLGVAIVSLIFYRLFQALVVNQVKVFRKAGNDLEILYLQSAPDLSNSKSDIVIPQTIVRDTPRENFIPPPPPRNLGQNKFSQSPENPETNASDS, encoded by the coding sequence GTGGATATATTAGATATTTTTCGTAAAGTTGGGCCAGTAATCTGGCCGTTGCTTTTTTTCTCAATTTTGTCCTTAAGTGTGATTCTAGAACGTCTTTGGTTCTGGTTGCGAATTTTAAATCAGGAAAAGGAAATTGTTGCTCGTGTTTTAAATGCAGCTGGTGAAAAAAATTGGGGGTTGGCAACAGAGATTGCTAGACGGGCAACAGATCAGCCCATAGGCAGGTTTTTATATGCTCCCTTAAGCCAACCGAAAAGCGATATGGAACTTTTCCGATTAGCGCTAGAGTCAACCGCAGAAACGGAATTGGCTCAGATGCGACGCGGCGAAAAAGTTTTGGAACTTGTAATTGCTGTCGCCCCTTTGCTGGGATTATTTGGTACTGTTTGGGGTTTGATCGGTTCTTTGGAATCTATTCGGATTGGAGATTTAGGCACAGAAGCCACAGCAGGAGTTACTACCGGGATTGGAGAATCTCTCTACAGTACAGCTGTTGGCTTGGGTGTTGCTATTGTTAGCTTGATTTTCTATAGACTATTTCAAGCTCTTGTCGTTAATCAAGTCAAGGTATTTCGTAAGGCAGGTAATGATTTAGAAATACTTTACCTACAATCAGCGCCTGATCTGAGTAATAGTAAATCAGACATAGTCATCCCTCAGACTATTGTCCGAGATACTCCACGAGAAAACTTCATTCCTCCTCCGCCCCCACGCAACTTAGGACAAAACAAGTTTTCTCAATCTCCCGAAAATCCAGAAACCAATGCTTCTGATTCTTAA
- a CDS encoding YkvA family protein, with amino-acid sequence MKVPLQSVYNWYRGLIRNPKYRWWVILGTLLYFVSPIDIVPDILPIVGQIDDVFLLTLLMTEVSGLVIEGFKARKGKVEAQVADTTEDSTSASDTIDVDAVSVK; translated from the coding sequence ATGAAAGTTCCGCTCCAATCTGTTTATAACTGGTATCGTGGTTTAATTCGCAATCCTAAGTACCGTTGGTGGGTGATTTTAGGAACGCTATTATATTTTGTTAGCCCAATTGATATAGTCCCAGACATTTTACCGATTGTGGGACAAATCGATGATGTTTTTCTTTTAACACTATTGATGACGGAAGTATCTGGGTTAGTAATTGAAGGATTTAAAGCGCGTAAAGGTAAAGTAGAAGCTCAAGTTGCTGATACTACTGAGGATTCTACTTCTGCTAGCGATACTATTGATGTTGATGCTGTTTCTGTCAAGTAG
- a CDS encoding sugar phosphate nucleotidyltransferase: MTKRQIVALLPAGGQAKRISPLPLSKELYPVGFQNFGQKSNWRPKVVCHYLLEKMQLAGIDKAYFILRPGKWDIPAYFGDGTMLSMSLGYLIMGLPYGVPFTLDQAYPFVQDAVIALGFPDILFQPEDAYVRILARLEASKADVVLGLFPTDQPQKAGMVEFDDTGKVHLIVEKPPQSDLRYMWGIAVWTPAFTQFLHEYLIPLKAAPDVSVLPEVPIGDVIQAAIKQGFHVEAEAFADGTYLDIGTPNDLVRAVQQLSSNI, translated from the coding sequence ATGACTAAGCGCCAAATAGTTGCACTATTACCTGCGGGAGGGCAAGCAAAACGAATTTCTCCCTTACCACTGAGCAAAGAACTATACCCGGTAGGTTTTCAAAATTTTGGTCAAAAATCTAACTGGAGGCCGAAGGTAGTTTGTCACTATCTACTGGAAAAAATGCAGTTGGCAGGCATTGATAAAGCATATTTTATACTGCGTCCAGGAAAGTGGGATATCCCAGCTTATTTTGGGGATGGCACAATGCTTTCGATGAGCTTGGGCTATCTAATTATGGGTTTGCCTTATGGTGTTCCATTTACTTTGGATCAAGCTTATCCCTTTGTGCAAGATGCAGTCATAGCATTGGGTTTTCCCGATATTTTGTTTCAGCCAGAGGATGCTTATGTGCGGATACTGGCACGCTTGGAGGCAAGTAAAGCAGATGTAGTTTTAGGGTTATTCCCAACCGATCAACCCCAGAAAGCAGGGATGGTTGAATTTGACGATACAGGCAAAGTTCACCTGATTGTTGAAAAACCCCCTCAGTCAGATTTGCGTTATATGTGGGGTATTGCCGTTTGGACACCAGCTTTTACCCAGTTTTTGCACGAGTATCTGATTCCGCTCAAAGCCGCTCCTGATGTTTCAGTGCTACCAGAAGTACCGATTGGAGATGTAATTCAAGCTGCGATTAAACAGGGTTTTCATGTAGAAGCGGAAGCGTTTGCGGATGGTACTTACTTGGATATTGGCACGCCGAATGATTTGGTAAGGGCTGTGCAGCAGTTGAGTAGTAATATTTAA
- a CDS encoding GxxExxY protein, protein MTENELSGAIIGCAMRVHTVLGAGLLESAYEECLYYELKKTGLNVGKQIPLPLVYESVQLDCVYRLDLKVENKVIVEIKSVESLKPIHSVQLLTYLKLANCKLGLMINFNVLHLREGIKRVVNNL, encoded by the coding sequence ATGACAGAAAATGAGTTGAGCGGGGCAATTATTGGTTGTGCGATGAGAGTGCATACGGTTTTAGGAGCAGGTTTGTTAGAGTCAGCTTACGAAGAGTGTTTGTATTATGAACTAAAGAAAACAGGATTGAATGTTGGTAAACAAATTCCTTTACCTTTAGTTTACGAATCAGTACAGTTAGATTGTGTGTATCGATTGGATTTGAAAGTAGAAAATAAAGTCATCGTAGAAATTAAATCTGTAGAATCCTTAAAACCCATTCATTCCGTTCAACTTCTAACTTACCTTAAACTAGCCAACTGTAAACTTGGTCTCATGATTAACTTTAACGTTCTCCATCTCAGAGAAGGAATAAAACGCGTAGTTAATAACCTTTAA